One window from the genome of Pandoraea fibrosis encodes:
- a CDS encoding autotransporter domain-containing protein, translated as MNHVYRVVWSASLGMYQVASEVASGRGAKSRSVDRRCARNAAMTAIAVMSLNAATAYAVPLPVATIGGTTMLSEGVQDTSSSDWSYTNADLSITGTTFATITGSLGSIVNTGTLSGAYALSASTAANIGVIENNGLIAASGANSSALFNGGTVGTLVNRGWVTTVAYSGISNGGSMTRFENYGDITGASQGLYNSGTLSSALNAGAIRAPSGYGALNVAQFGQLTNTGLITGVYYGVGSVKTGAANPQMDVLTNRGTISGGERGVSNVGSSIGTIDNQAIGQILATGDKTSVATSAITNFNSTISGTPYQGTIGVIRNAGVISGGYYGIYNEAGIGTINNLGGGLITGLGGAISNQAITSSIGQIVNAGTIAGWIINRSPNNLNISGATDGTFGTLTGYGPNYSSTIVSTQADVHFNGGNLLLDDHFDLANTRTAYNDSSVLQINNALRVAGNYSQGAAATLQIGVASGAIATGNVATDAGYGRLLVAGNSYIAAGSTIALQSLGYNFAAGQRYVVIDTVGSAIYNEGSLRYVVNGNPALSASGAKVGNGNNLDLVVTIFAPQFLGTIGGTTALVPGSPVNASPDWAFDGTNLTISGTTFGSINGSLGTLTNNGTLTGTSALSVGGNGGGIGRIQNNGQMHATGATDSAIYNGGVVGTLVNQGTLLSDNMAGVNTVNVLTRLENNAQITGDRFGVANTGVLTTAVNTGTISATSAQSTAVGIWSTGQVGSINNSGLISGYTGVMLVPSGNISPRSTLGNLTNSGRVVGTFAGLSNYGGTISSVDNLANGRFTGTDATYSSGINNGWTTANGIAYAGTIGAINNAGTISGGYYGIYNEASIGTINNQASGVITGLGGAISNQSTTSSIGQINNAGVIAGWIINRSPNDLRISGPSDGTFGTITSFGPNYSGTIVSTQADVRFNGGNLVVGNNFDLAGVRTVNNDASVLQVDKAVQVSGNYAQAAGATVQFGVAANAVTTGDVATDSGYGRLVVSGNTTLAAGSSIGLQSLGYSFAAGQRFVVIDTAGIANYNANSLVYRVNGSKTLDASGAEVASGTHKNLVVTLANGTGANNPSGNGGINTGETTGGTGGSGAGSDPVAGNGNNGGGLPAFDPRTNATIASTPNAASSLRGLLGYTGVSDPQLLNLFNATLGALSDRSADSANRIGKQLAPAQNARAAGAATFDSLGVVNSHVNGLRVAQAGGTGVATGDSAANWGVWGQAFGGHASQSARDGVDGYSANYGGLLVGADRAFGDRVRAGGAFQFSRTVINNDGSTSGNSTSVNGYGLIGYAAYTGEPWYVNLTGSVVLQRYDSKRFVTMQGFNGMANGNFNGQQYVTSAEFGWPLAVGRAVVTPLASITYSYLNQNSYTETGGNGTALSVGSAGSSSVRSALGAKFALPFETSTGTWVPELSVRWVHEYNRTRQTTGASFAADPIGQTGFTTVGATPVSDLAEMSLGLTLMKANNLSASIRYDLQAGSGFVSHTGIVRVQQRF; from the coding sequence ATGAATCACGTCTATCGAGTGGTGTGGAGCGCCAGTCTTGGCATGTATCAGGTGGCGTCGGAGGTGGCGAGTGGTCGCGGCGCGAAGTCGCGCTCGGTCGATCGCCGTTGCGCGCGTAATGCCGCAATGACGGCGATTGCCGTGATGTCGCTCAATGCCGCAACGGCGTACGCAGTGCCTTTGCCTGTCGCGACGATAGGTGGCACGACGATGCTTTCCGAGGGGGTACAGGACACATCTTCGTCTGACTGGAGTTACACCAACGCCGATCTCTCGATCACAGGTACGACGTTCGCAACGATTACAGGTAGCCTCGGATCCATCGTCAATACGGGCACGCTGAGCGGCGCTTACGCGCTGTCGGCCTCGACGGCTGCCAACATCGGGGTGATCGAGAACAACGGTTTGATCGCTGCCTCCGGGGCGAACAGCTCGGCTCTGTTCAATGGTGGCACTGTTGGCACGCTGGTCAACCGTGGTTGGGTGACGACGGTGGCCTACAGTGGTATCAGCAACGGCGGATCGATGACCCGCTTCGAGAATTACGGCGACATTACGGGGGCGTCGCAAGGGCTGTACAACAGCGGCACGCTGAGCTCAGCCCTGAACGCAGGGGCGATTCGTGCGCCATCGGGTTACGGTGCGCTCAATGTGGCGCAATTCGGCCAGTTGACCAATACGGGGCTGATCACCGGCGTTTACTATGGTGTGGGGTCTGTCAAGACAGGCGCGGCGAACCCGCAAATGGACGTCTTGACGAACAGGGGCACGATATCGGGGGGAGAGCGAGGCGTATCGAACGTTGGTTCCAGCATCGGGACGATCGACAATCAGGCGATTGGCCAGATTCTCGCGACCGGCGACAAGACATCTGTGGCAACTTCCGCCATCACGAACTTCAACTCGACTATCAGCGGTACTCCCTATCAGGGAACCATCGGCGTTATCAGGAACGCAGGGGTGATCTCAGGTGGGTACTACGGTATCTACAACGAAGCCGGTATCGGCACGATCAACAACCTTGGCGGCGGACTGATTACAGGGCTGGGCGGTGCAATCTCGAATCAGGCGATCACGTCGTCTATCGGGCAAATCGTGAATGCGGGCACGATTGCCGGCTGGATCATCAACCGCTCGCCGAATAATCTGAACATCAGCGGCGCTACGGACGGCACCTTCGGCACGCTCACCGGCTACGGACCTAACTACTCCAGCACCATCGTGAGTACGCAAGCCGACGTGCACTTCAATGGCGGCAATCTGCTGCTCGACGATCACTTCGATCTGGCCAATACCCGCACGGCCTATAACGATTCGTCGGTATTGCAGATCAATAATGCGCTGCGCGTCGCGGGCAATTACTCGCAAGGTGCCGCCGCTACGTTGCAAATCGGTGTGGCCAGCGGTGCGATCGCTACGGGAAACGTCGCTACCGATGCCGGCTACGGTCGCCTGCTTGTCGCGGGTAACAGCTACATCGCGGCGGGCTCGACCATCGCGCTGCAATCGCTGGGCTATAACTTTGCGGCGGGGCAGCGCTACGTGGTGATCGACACCGTGGGCTCGGCAATCTACAACGAAGGCTCGCTGCGCTATGTCGTAAATGGCAATCCTGCGTTGTCCGCCAGCGGCGCCAAGGTCGGTAACGGCAATAACCTGGATCTGGTGGTGACGATCTTCGCGCCGCAGTTCCTAGGCACAATTGGCGGGACTACGGCGCTCGTGCCCGGCAGTCCTGTCAACGCCTCGCCCGACTGGGCGTTCGATGGCACGAACCTCACTATCTCGGGAACGACGTTCGGCTCGATCAACGGTTCGCTCGGTACGCTGACGAACAACGGTACGTTGACCGGCACGTCTGCCCTGTCCGTCGGGGGCAACGGCGGCGGCATCGGACGCATCCAAAACAACGGTCAGATGCACGCGACCGGCGCGACCGACTCGGCGATTTACAACGGCGGTGTAGTTGGCACGCTCGTTAATCAGGGAACGCTGCTCTCGGACAACATGGCCGGCGTGAACACGGTGAATGTGCTGACGCGGCTCGAAAACAACGCTCAGATCACGGGCGATCGGTTTGGCGTAGCCAATACCGGGGTGCTGACCACGGCAGTCAACACGGGCACGATCTCGGCCACCTCGGCGCAGTCGACAGCGGTGGGGATATGGAGCACGGGGCAGGTCGGTTCGATCAACAACAGTGGGCTGATCTCGGGTTACACGGGCGTGATGCTCGTCCCGTCGGGCAACATTTCGCCGCGCTCGACGCTGGGCAATTTGACTAACAGCGGCCGTGTGGTCGGAACGTTCGCCGGGCTGTCGAACTATGGCGGTACGATTTCGAGCGTCGACAATCTTGCCAATGGCCGGTTCACAGGCACCGACGCGACTTACTCGTCGGGCATCAACAACGGCTGGACGACGGCCAATGGTATTGCTTACGCCGGAACGATCGGCGCGATCAATAACGCAGGTACGATCTCTGGCGGCTACTACGGGATCTACAACGAGGCGAGCATTGGGACCATCAATAACCAGGCCAGTGGCGTCATCACTGGCCTGGGGGGGGCCATTTCGAATCAAAGTACCACCTCGTCCATCGGTCAGATCAACAATGCGGGCGTGATTGCCGGCTGGATCATCAACCGCTCGCCAAACGATTTACGTATCAGTGGCCCGTCGGATGGCACGTTCGGCACGATTACCAGCTTCGGTCCGAACTACAGCGGCACGATCGTCAGCACCCAAGCCGATGTTCGCTTTAACGGCGGCAACCTCGTGGTCGGCAACAACTTCGATCTGGCCGGCGTGCGCACAGTCAACAACGATGCCTCGGTGCTGCAGGTCGACAAGGCTGTACAGGTCTCGGGCAATTACGCGCAGGCGGCGGGTGCAACGGTTCAGTTCGGTGTCGCCGCCAATGCAGTCACGACGGGCGATGTGGCGACAGACAGTGGCTACGGTCGCCTTGTCGTCAGCGGCAACACCACCCTGGCCGCAGGCTCGAGCATCGGCCTGCAATCGCTCGGCTACAGCTTTGCCGCCGGCCAGCGCTTTGTGGTGATCGATACGGCAGGTATCGCCAACTACAACGCCAACTCGCTCGTCTACCGAGTGAACGGATCCAAGACGCTCGACGCGAGCGGCGCCGAAGTGGCGAGTGGCACGCACAAGAATCTGGTGGTTACGCTGGCCAACGGCACCGGGGCGAACAACCCCAGCGGCAATGGCGGCATTAACACCGGTGAAACCACGGGTGGTACGGGGGGCAGCGGCGCAGGCAGCGATCCGGTGGCGGGCAACGGCAACAATGGCGGTGGTCTGCCTGCGTTCGATCCGCGAACCAACGCCACTATCGCATCGACACCCAACGCGGCATCTTCGCTGCGCGGATTGCTGGGCTATACCGGCGTGAGCGATCCGCAGTTGCTGAACCTGTTCAACGCCACGCTCGGTGCACTCAGCGACCGGTCGGCCGACTCGGCCAACCGCATTGGCAAGCAACTGGCGCCCGCACAGAACGCGCGCGCCGCAGGGGCGGCCACGTTCGATTCGCTGGGTGTGGTGAACTCGCACGTCAATGGTCTGCGCGTTGCGCAAGCTGGCGGCACCGGGGTTGCGACGGGCGACAGTGCAGCCAACTGGGGTGTCTGGGGACAGGCGTTTGGTGGTCACGCCAGTCAGTCTGCGCGTGACGGCGTCGATGGCTACAGTGCGAACTATGGAGGGCTGCTTGTCGGTGCCGACCGGGCATTTGGCGACCGTGTGCGGGCGGGGGGGGCGTTCCAGTTCTCGCGCACCGTCATCAATAATGACGGCAGCACGTCAGGCAATTCGACCAGCGTGAACGGGTACGGCTTGATCGGTTACGCGGCCTATACGGGCGAGCCGTGGTATGTGAACCTGACCGGTTCGGTGGTGCTGCAACGCTACGACTCGAAGCGCTTCGTCACGATGCAGGGTTTCAACGGCATGGCCAACGGCAACTTCAACGGTCAGCAGTACGTGACCAGTGCCGAGTTCGGCTGGCCTCTGGCGGTTGGTCGCGCCGTCGTCACGCCACTCGCAAGCATTACGTATAGCTATCTGAATCAGAACAGCTATACGGAAACGGGCGGTAACGGCACGGCATTGTCGGTGGGCAGTGCGGGCAGCAGTTCGGTGCGTAGCGCGTTGGGGGCCAAGTTCGCGTTGCCGTTCGAGACCTCGACGGGCACATGGGTACCCGAGCTGAGCGTGCGTTGGGTTCACGAGTACAACCGCACGCGCCAGACGACGGGGGCGAGCTTCGCTGCCGATCCGATCGGACAGACGGGGTTCACGACCGTGGGCGCCACGCCGGTGTCGGATCTGGCCGAGATGTCGCTGGGTCTCACGCTGATGAAGGCGAACAATCTGAGCGCTTCGATTCGCTACGACCTGCAGGCGGGCTCCGGCTTCGTGTCGCACACGGGGATCGTGCGCGTGCAACAGCGCTTCTGA
- a CDS encoding glutathione peroxidase, with protein MSTNIETIAVNRNDGTAATLGDYAGKVRLVVNVASKCGLTPQYEGLERLYEDKRAAGLEVLAFPANNFKGQEPGTDAEILDFCTTQYNVTFPLFAKLSALGEDRHPLYTALVEAQPAAIGEGPFRERLKGFGVERENPADVLWNFEKFLIGRNGQVVARFSPDVKADDPRLVAAIDAELAK; from the coding sequence ATGAGCACGAACATCGAAACCATTGCCGTCAATCGCAACGACGGCACCGCGGCAACGCTGGGCGATTACGCCGGCAAAGTACGTCTGGTCGTCAACGTTGCGTCGAAGTGTGGCCTTACGCCGCAGTACGAAGGACTGGAGCGTCTGTACGAAGACAAGCGCGCCGCCGGTCTCGAAGTGCTGGCCTTCCCCGCCAACAACTTCAAGGGTCAGGAACCCGGCACCGATGCCGAAATCCTCGACTTCTGCACCACGCAGTACAACGTCACGTTCCCGCTGTTCGCGAAGCTCTCCGCGCTGGGCGAGGACCGCCACCCGCTCTACACGGCGCTTGTCGAAGCGCAGCCTGCGGCGATCGGCGAAGGCCCGTTCCGTGAGCGTCTGAAAGGATTTGGGGTCGAGCGGGAGAACCCCGCCGACGTGCTGTGGAACTTCGAGAAGTTCCTGATCGGTCGCAACGGACAAGTCGTGGCCCGCTTCTCGCCGGATGTGAAGGCCGACGATCCGCGTCTCGTTGCCGCCATCGACGCAGAACTGGCCAAGTAA
- a CDS encoding VOC family protein produces the protein MTILGIEQITYGVTDLDTCRRFLGDWGLTEVSGDANGLRFETLNGCRVLAVRHDDPSLPPAMEEGPTLREVTWGVTTADEVAAIAERLADQPGYYFKDGATGCIDPNGLAMRVEVTGKRTLDVQGAPTNPWGVPAQRVNTPSPVYERAQPIEVGHVVFFTNALAATQAFYEDKLGFELSDRYPERGAFMRCAPHGGHHDLFLLALPNGKRGLNHVAFTVRDIHEVFGGGMHIDRCGWETQLGPGRHPISSAYFWYFKNPCGALIEYYADEDILTPEWQPRDFEPGPTVFAEWAVDGGLDGNTRRQKKGAEAPTGKFMTDTAKR, from the coding sequence ATGACGATTCTGGGCATCGAACAAATTACCTACGGGGTCACCGACCTCGACACCTGCCGCCGCTTTCTGGGCGATTGGGGACTGACGGAAGTGTCGGGCGACGCCAACGGCCTGCGCTTTGAAACGCTGAACGGTTGCCGCGTGCTGGCGGTACGTCACGACGATCCGTCGTTGCCGCCGGCCATGGAAGAGGGGCCGACGCTGCGCGAGGTGACGTGGGGCGTGACCACGGCCGATGAGGTGGCGGCCATTGCCGAGCGGCTCGCCGATCAACCGGGCTATTACTTCAAGGACGGTGCGACCGGCTGCATCGACCCGAACGGTCTGGCGATGCGCGTCGAGGTGACAGGCAAACGCACGCTCGACGTGCAGGGCGCGCCGACCAACCCGTGGGGTGTGCCGGCGCAGCGCGTGAATACGCCCAGCCCGGTGTACGAGCGTGCACAGCCCATCGAGGTGGGGCATGTGGTGTTCTTCACGAATGCGCTGGCAGCGACGCAGGCGTTCTACGAGGACAAGCTGGGCTTCGAGTTGTCCGATCGCTACCCGGAGCGAGGCGCGTTCATGCGTTGTGCGCCGCACGGAGGCCATCACGATCTGTTCCTGCTGGCGTTGCCCAACGGCAAGCGAGGGCTCAATCACGTGGCGTTCACGGTGCGCGATATTCACGAGGTGTTCGGTGGCGGCATGCATATCGACCGCTGCGGCTGGGAAACGCAGTTGGGGCCGGGCCGTCATCCGATCTCGTCGGCGTATTTCTGGTACTTCAAGAATCCTTGCGGCGCGCTCATCGAGTACTACGCCGACGAAGACATTCTCACGCCGGAATGGCAGCCGCGCGATTTCGAGCCGGGGCCGACGGTGTTTGCGGAATGGGCGGTGGACGGTGGGTTGGATGGCAACACGCGTCGCCAGAAGAAGGGCGCCGAAGCGCCGACCGGCAAGTTCATGACCGACACGGCCAAGCGCTGA
- a CDS encoding PDR/VanB family oxidoreductase, protein MSKSNLSAMVRTLRYEAAGIMSIELVPAAGSSAPFPDFTPGAHIDLHLPSGLVRSYSLVNAPGEVNRYVLGILADPKSRGGSRFIHDNFRVGMTLDISEPRNHFVLDEAAEHTVLVAGGIGVTPILCMYRRLRALGRRVKLMYCARTAPQAAFVDELNALGGDITYHFDDQHDGKPASLAAFLSGQPAGTHAYCCGPGVMLDAFEAACADAGIANVHIERFAAAPDAPPPATSEGYVVTLAKSGKEVAVPAGATLLDTLLAAGIDAEHSCMEGVCGACETRVLDGCPDHRDSVLSASERAGNKVMMICVSGCKGDRLTLDL, encoded by the coding sequence ATGAGCAAGTCAAACCTGTCGGCGATGGTGCGCACGCTTCGTTACGAAGCGGCCGGCATCATGAGCATCGAACTCGTGCCAGCGGCGGGCAGCAGTGCGCCGTTTCCCGACTTCACCCCGGGCGCACACATCGATCTGCATCTGCCCAGCGGACTGGTGCGCAGCTATTCGCTCGTGAACGCGCCGGGCGAGGTGAATCGTTATGTCCTGGGCATTCTGGCTGACCCGAAGAGCCGCGGTGGCTCCCGTTTCATTCACGACAATTTCCGCGTAGGGATGACGCTGGACATTTCCGAGCCGCGCAATCACTTCGTGCTCGACGAAGCTGCCGAACACACCGTGCTCGTGGCGGGCGGTATTGGCGTCACACCGATTCTTTGCATGTACCGGCGTCTGCGTGCGCTTGGCCGTCGGGTCAAGCTGATGTATTGCGCGCGCACGGCGCCGCAAGCGGCGTTCGTCGACGAACTGAACGCGCTGGGCGGCGACATCACCTATCACTTCGACGATCAGCACGACGGCAAGCCTGCGTCGCTCGCGGCGTTCCTGTCGGGGCAACCGGCAGGCACGCATGCGTATTGCTGCGGCCCTGGTGTCATGCTCGATGCTTTCGAGGCAGCATGCGCCGACGCGGGCATCGCCAACGTTCATATCGAACGCTTCGCGGCGGCACCCGACGCGCCGCCGCCCGCCACGTCCGAAGGCTATGTCGTGACGCTCGCCAAGTCTGGCAAGGAGGTCGCTGTGCCGGCCGGTGCGACGCTGCTCGACACCTTGCTGGCTGCGGGCATCGACGCCGAACATAGCTGCATGGAAGGCGTGTGCGGCGCGTGCGAGACGCGCGTGCTCGACGGTTGCCCCGACCATCGCGACTCGGTGCTGAGTGCATCCGAGCGCGCGGGGAACAAGGTCATGATGATTTGCGTATCCGGTTGCAAGGGCGACCGTCTGACGCTGGATCTGTGA
- a CDS encoding RidA family protein, with protein sequence MSIDHPLKAERIRAPAVPDLGTATWSNGIRFGNEILMSGMTAHPATRDSDKPLSAYEQTLVVLGKIRALVEAGGGTLANVYKLVVYVTNIADKDEVGRARREVFAEVAANGGAYPCSTLVQVGALVFPELRVEIEAFARLDIDLSAAG encoded by the coding sequence ATGTCAATCGATCACCCCCTCAAGGCCGAGCGAATCCGCGCACCGGCCGTGCCCGATCTGGGCACGGCAACGTGGAGCAACGGCATTCGTTTCGGCAACGAGATCCTGATGTCGGGCATGACCGCCCACCCGGCCACGCGCGATTCGGACAAGCCGCTCAGCGCCTACGAGCAAACGCTCGTGGTGCTCGGCAAGATTCGCGCGCTGGTCGAGGCGGGCGGCGGCACGCTGGCCAACGTCTACAAGCTGGTGGTGTACGTAACCAACATCGCCGACAAGGACGAGGTCGGGCGTGCGCGCCGCGAGGTCTTCGCGGAGGTGGCAGCGAACGGCGGCGCGTATCCGTGCTCGACGCTCGTGCAGGTCGGCGCTCTGGTATTCCCGGAACTGCGCGTGGAGATCGAGGCGTTCGCCCGGCTCGATATCGATTTATCCGCTGCGGGCTGA
- a CDS encoding aromatic ring-hydroxylating oxygenase subunit alpha, producing the protein MTTQQPILTADAILERGLKQLWYPICPSHMIGREPVSLRRLGKKLVFWRDQDNQVHALDDHCPHRGAPLSKGIVMGDRIACGYHGVQVRCDGTVMRVPGSPGCKLEGSRPTQSYHIVERNDAIWLYNATENIDTPPPLVLPEELDADGEYSSFLCYTEWKGDYRYVLDNVMDPMHGTYLHKQSHSMAEGDNSAAFRIRDTDRGFVFEKEGQRDVNFDWTEWADTGTHWMRLEIPYPKTGGPGGNFVIVGSYTPISPTLAAVFHWRCRKLQGWQRDTWRFLYRNRLEARHWAVLEQDRVMLEDMEPDANQNEHLYQHDMGIVRLRRHLKNLAKAELERMQQGKA; encoded by the coding sequence ATGACTACGCAACAGCCTATTCTCACCGCCGACGCCATTCTCGAGCGCGGCCTGAAGCAACTGTGGTATCCGATTTGCCCGTCGCACATGATCGGCCGCGAGCCGGTCTCGCTGCGCCGTCTGGGCAAGAAGCTGGTGTTCTGGCGCGATCAGGACAATCAGGTGCATGCGCTCGACGATCATTGTCCGCACCGTGGCGCCCCGCTCTCGAAGGGCATTGTGATGGGCGACCGGATCGCGTGCGGCTATCACGGCGTGCAAGTGCGTTGCGACGGTACCGTCATGCGTGTGCCGGGCAGCCCCGGCTGCAAGCTCGAGGGCTCGCGTCCGACGCAGTCGTATCACATTGTCGAGCGCAACGATGCGATCTGGCTCTACAACGCGACCGAGAACATCGATACGCCGCCGCCGCTCGTGTTGCCGGAAGAACTCGATGCCGACGGCGAATACTCGTCGTTCCTGTGCTACACGGAGTGGAAGGGCGACTACCGTTACGTGCTCGATAACGTGATGGACCCGATGCACGGCACGTATCTGCACAAGCAATCTCACTCCATGGCCGAGGGGGACAATTCGGCGGCCTTCCGCATTCGCGACACCGACCGTGGTTTTGTCTTCGAGAAGGAAGGCCAGCGCGACGTGAACTTCGACTGGACCGAGTGGGCCGATACCGGCACGCACTGGATGCGTCTCGAAATTCCGTACCCGAAGACGGGCGGCCCCGGCGGCAACTTCGTGATCGTGGGCAGCTATACGCCGATCTCGCCGACGCTCGCTGCCGTGTTCCACTGGCGCTGCCGCAAGCTGCAAGGCTGGCAACGCGATACGTGGCGCTTCCTGTACCGTAATCGTCTCGAAGCGCGTCACTGGGCGGTGCTGGAGCAGGATCGCGTGATGCTCGAAGACATGGAGCCGGACGCCAACCAGAACGAGCATCTGTATCAGCACGACATGGGCATCGTGCGTCTGCGCCGTCATCTGAAGAATCTGGCGAAGGCGGAACTCGAGCGCATGCAACAGGGCAAGGCGTAA
- a CDS encoding recombinase-like helix-turn-helix domain-containing protein: MDRYLEPHQARRHEPTQYESLLGDAIERAYAAGTHDLAGLVAYLNRTGPGPQDGDVWTEANYTAQIARLAEE, from the coding sequence ATGGACCGTTATCTCGAACCGCATCAAGCGCGTCGTCATGAGCCGACGCAATACGAAAGCCTGCTGGGCGACGCCATCGAGCGCGCCTACGCCGCCGGTACGCATGACCTGGCGGGTCTCGTGGCCTATCTGAATCGCACCGGTCCCGGTCCGCAGGACGGCGACGTGTGGACCGAGGCGAACTACACCGCGCAGATCGCCCGACTGGCCGAAGAGTAA
- a CDS encoding ABC transporter substrate-binding protein: MLSIFRASLARRARQAAGLCAVAALTSLAAPVMAQPATQQITYLLPAPANLPAFAPLMLAEKKGYYAAEGLSVRWLTVQGGADVGKQLASGNGDLGGGLGDTPIVLRPNGIPIKGVALLGGRTLHQLVVRDDANIKSPADLKGKTITVLAYQDTGFYATLGLLASAGLTRNDARIQGAGPAGVWQQVATGKAEVMVGTPEWAQNIEDAGVKITMTSTDKYFPGMAQAILASDKTIAEKPEMIRKFVRATIKSVAEIMRDPAGAAKDYCAAVPAYKGKEAEIEKILTYYARNVYPGQQRLGAFDPARVTKLQDFYAQEKVIREKSNPADLFTNQFVQ, from the coding sequence ATGTTGTCGATTTTCCGTGCATCGTTGGCGCGCCGCGCGCGTCAAGCCGCCGGCCTGTGTGCCGTGGCAGCACTCACGAGTCTGGCGGCGCCGGTCATGGCCCAGCCAGCGACCCAGCAGATTACCTATCTGCTGCCGGCACCGGCGAACCTGCCGGCCTTTGCGCCGCTGATGCTGGCAGAGAAGAAGGGCTACTACGCTGCGGAAGGGCTGTCGGTGCGTTGGCTGACCGTGCAGGGCGGTGCCGACGTCGGCAAGCAACTCGCGTCCGGCAACGGGGATCTGGGCGGCGGTCTTGGCGACACGCCGATCGTGCTGCGCCCGAACGGTATCCCCATCAAGGGCGTGGCGCTGCTGGGCGGGCGCACGCTGCACCAGTTGGTCGTGCGTGACGATGCGAACATCAAGTCGCCCGCCGATCTGAAGGGCAAGACGATCACCGTGCTCGCCTATCAGGACACCGGCTTCTACGCCACGCTCGGTTTGCTGGCGTCCGCCGGTCTTACGCGCAACGATGCCCGCATTCAGGGCGCAGGCCCGGCCGGTGTGTGGCAGCAAGTGGCCACGGGCAAGGCCGAAGTGATGGTGGGCACGCCGGAGTGGGCGCAGAACATCGAAGACGCCGGGGTGAAGATCACCATGACGTCGACCGACAAGTATTTCCCGGGCATGGCGCAGGCGATTCTGGCGTCGGACAAGACCATCGCCGAGAAGCCGGAGATGATCCGCAAGTTCGTTCGCGCGACGATCAAGTCGGTGGCGGAGATCATGCGCGACCCGGCCGGTGCGGCGAAGGATTACTGCGCCGCAGTCCCTGCCTACAAGGGCAAGGAAGCCGAGATCGAGAAGATCCTCACGTACTACGCCCGCAATGTCTATCCGGGCCAGCAACGACTGGGTGCGTTCGATCCGGCGCGCGTGACGAAGCTGCAGGACTTCTATGCGCAGGAAAAGGTCATCCGCGAGAAGTCGAATCCGGCTGACCTCTTCACCAACCAGTTCGTGCAATAA